The Comamonas sp. lk genome contains the following window.
TCAATTGACTGGCATGGGCCGCCACGGCCTGGGCTTGTGCCGGTGCCAATGTGGCCAGCGGCAGCAGGCGGGTGACGGCATCGGACTCCGCCATGCGTGTGGCCGCCGTAATGGCTTGGCGCAGCGCGTGGGCCGGGCGCTCGGGGCCAGGCAGCGGGGTGAATTCCAGGCGGGTAGGGGGCGGCAGGTCGGGCATGTCCAGTCTCATCTGGCAGCAGCGGGCAGGTGCGCTGTATTCACCGCTGGCATGCCTGATGTCTTAGCCGCAGCCAGCTAAGGAAATCATCTCTGGATGTGACAAGAATGAATCACTATATTTTGATGATTCTTTAAAGGAATTCACTAATGGGTGCCGAATCAGAAGAGAGTATCGACAGGATTGATCGCAAAATCTTGGCAATACTGCAAGCGGATGGGCGTATTTCCAATCTGCGTCTGGCCGATCAGGTGGCGCTGTCACCTACGGCCGTGCAGGCCCGCGTAGCGCGACTGACGCGTGAGGGCTATATCCTGGGCTACGAAGCCCGGCTCAACCCCCAGAAGCTGGGCGTGGGCATGACGGTGTTTGTGGAAGTGCTGCTGGACCGCACCACGCCCCATGTGTTTGATGAGTTCAAGGCCGCGGTGCAGGCCCACCCGGCCATCATGGAGTGCCATATGGTGGCCGGCGGCTTTGACTATCTGCTCAAGACCCGTATGGCCGATATGGCGGCCTACCGCGAATTTGCCGGCCGCGTGCTGTGGCAACTTCCCGGCGTGCGTGAAACGCGCACCTATGCAGTGATGGAAGAGGTCAAGGAAGGTGCACGTCTGCCGCTGAATTAAATCAAATTCAATAGCGTATACCTCTGATTGATAAAGGGCTACAGGCTGTTTTTATTCAAATAAAACCCTGAATAATCTGTGCATCAGCCCCACAAGGCGGGCTTGTTGACCATCAGAAAATACGTTGCAGCCATGGCCACAAACGCCGGGTAGCCCAGCAATTCCCAGCGGCGCTGGTAATGGAGGTAAAGTGCGGGCAAGGTGTTGGTGCCGGTCTGCGCGCCATGGGCCAGAGCCGCCATGCGCATTTGCAGCCAGACCACGGGCAGCCAGCACAGGCCTGCCAGTGCATACAGCCCCAGCGACAAGGCCAGCCATGGCGTGGAAAGCGGCCAGCCCGCTATATGGGCCATGGCAATGCCGGTGGCCGGTTGAATGAAGATGCAGGGCGTGGTGAACCACCAGTCCGCCCGCACCACCAGGCGGCTGACCACAGCCTGAGCCTCCACCGAGCCGCTGCGGTTGGCAAAGAACATGTAAAAAGCCGATCCTAGGCCCGTGCCCACCAGCAGCACGCTGGAGAGTATGTGCAAGGTTTTGAGCAGCAGATAGGTGTTCATGGCAAG
Protein-coding sequences here:
- a CDS encoding Lrp/AsnC ligand binding domain-containing protein, with the translated sequence MGAESEESIDRIDRKILAILQADGRISNLRLADQVALSPTAVQARVARLTREGYILGYEARLNPQKLGVGMTVFVEVLLDRTTPHVFDEFKAAVQAHPAIMECHMVAGGFDYLLKTRMADMAAYREFAGRVLWQLPGVRETRTYAVMEEVKEGARLPLN
- a CDS encoding DUF2269 domain-containing protein, which gives rise to MNTYLLLKTLHILSSVLLVGTGLGSAFYMFFANRSGSVEAQAVVSRLVVRADWWFTTPCIFIQPATGIAMAHIAGWPLSTPWLALSLGLYALAGLCWLPVVWLQMRMAALAHGAQTGTNTLPALYLHYQRRWELLGYPAFVAMAATYFLMVNKPALWG